A portion of the Lolium rigidum isolate FL_2022 chromosome 1, APGP_CSIRO_Lrig_0.1, whole genome shotgun sequence genome contains these proteins:
- the LOC124703556 gene encoding germin-like protein 5-1, protein MAAASMLLLVATLVVSHGVDAFDPNPLQDFCVADNESKARVNGVPCKDPATVVPDDFFFAGADKPGGAESQRYGYSSLPVRIPGLNTLGVSHARVDVAPGGVFPPHYHPRASETALVLEGSSVYFGFLDSGNRLFAKVLRKGDVFAVPQGLVHFVLNNGSAPAVLYATLSSQNPGMVLLADALFAVAAPSPLPEELLARTLLTDRRTVEEIRANFERRSLSSGFLMAGPGGESHAS, encoded by the coding sequence ATGGCTGCGGCGTCGATGCTTCTCTTGGTGGCCACTCTCGTtgtcagccatggcgtcgacgccTTCGACCCCAACCCTCTACAAGACTTCTGCGTGGCCGACAACGAGTCCAAGGCGCGCGTGAACGGGGTGCCGTGCAAGGACCCGGCGACCGTGGTGCCGGACgacttcttcttcgccggcgcggACAAGCCCGGCGGCGCCGAGAGCCAGCGCTACGGGTACTCGTCGCTGCCCGTGCGGATCCCGGGCCTGAACACGCTGGGCGTGTCGCACGCCCGCGTCGACGTCGCGCCGGGGGGCGTCTTCCCGCCGCACTACCACCCGAGGGCGTCCGAGACGGCACTGGTGCTGGAGGGCTCCTCCGTCTACTTCGGCTTCCTCGACTCCGGCAACAGGCTCTTCGCCAAGGTGCTCCGCAAGGGCGACGTGTTCGCCGTGCCGCAGGGTCTCGTCCACTTCGTCCTCAACAACGGCAGCGCGCCCGCCGTGCTCTACGCCACGCTCAGCAGCCAGAACCCCGGCATGGTGCTCCTCGCGGACGCGCTCTTCGCCGTTGCGGCGCCATCGCCACTCCCGGAAGAGCTTCTCGCCAGGACGCTCCTGACGGACAGGCGGACCGTGGAGGAGATCCGGGCAAACTTCGAGCGCCGGTCTTTGTCGTCGGGCTTCTTGATGGCTGGCCCTGGCGGCGAGAGCCACGCTAGTTAG